One window of Oryza brachyantha chromosome 12, ObraRS2, whole genome shotgun sequence genomic DNA carries:
- the LOC102715160 gene encoding uncharacterized protein LOC102715160: MAPLSWRHHTLLQALLSRGPLSERDFHALFTAISGGKNPATHQQLFNDTLLKINKELSYLQFELRACIHQYDGTVYYGVVNNIADEESKLGSKYSVPQIAFYKGLLEAIVHEAGNDGSITNIDALNTRIDNQVVIADGSQSHDSQSRLPTSITNFSLSQKEKTLNELIQDHWLSYTPTGKIGLGIRSFLDFRSWFHNNDIPSCEVCNEAGIKASTCPNEGCNVRIHEYCLEKKFSQRKASIACRGCGTEWPRSEVEDDGAEQANEPEEDQVPSANRRSRTRTRAVKSELVEENERTGPSARRTRRNLRSSKSEAVEEERSAGPSQPTRASKRRKN; the protein is encoded by the exons ATGGCGCCGCTCTCGTGGCGCCACCACACGCTGCTGCAGGCGCTGCTCTCCCGCGGGCCCCTCTCGGAGCGCGACTTCCACGCCCTTTTCACCGCCATCTCCGGCGGCAAGAACCCTG CCACTCATCAGCAACTGTTCAACGATACACTCCTCAAGATCAACAAGGAGCTCTCATACTTGCAGTTTGAGTTACGAGCATGCATACACCAGTATGATGGTACAGTGTATTATGGAGTGGTCAACAACATTGCTGATGAAGAATCAAAACTTGGATCAAAGTATTCCGTGCCACAGATTGCGTTCTACAAGGGATTG TTGGAAGCAATAGTTCATGAAGCTGGAAATGATGGGAGCATAACCAATATTGATGCTCTTAACACGCGGATCGATAACCAG GTCGTAATTGCAGATGGTTCACAGTCACATGACAGTCAATCTCGTCTGCCTACTTCCATTACTAACTTCTCATTGTCCCAAAAGGAGAAAACCCTTAATGAACTCATACAAGATCATTGGCTGTCATACACTCCCACAGGCAAGATTGGTCTTGGCATACGATCATTTCTTGATTTCCGAAGCTGGTTCCACAATAATGACATCCCATCGTGTGAGGTCTGCAACGAAGCTGGTATAAAG GCATCGACGTGTCCTAATGAGGGATGCAATGTAAGAATTCATGAGTACTGTTTGGAGAAGAAATTTTCACAGAGAAAG GCCTCAATAGCCTGTCGTGGTTGTGGTACCGAATGGCCTCGGTCGGAGGTTGAAGATGATGGTGCTGAGCAAGCTAACGAACCTGAGGAAGATCAGGTCCCATCAGCCAATCGTCGTTCAAGGACTAGAACCAGAGCAGTCAAATCTGAACTGGTGGAAGAAAATGAAAGAACAGGCCCATCAGCGAGGAGGACAAGGAGGAATTTGAGAAGCTCTAAATCTGAAGCTGTCGAGGAGGAACGATCTGCAGGACCTTCACAGCCAACCAGGGCATCTAAGAGAAGGAAGAACTGA
- the LOC102712769 gene encoding uncharacterized protein LOC102712769, with protein MALGTNDIILHIKRLIYSSIRLAYQCACDYPIVLGAGILLLFLHRLCPSLFNFLLSSSPVFLLTALLLGALLSYDESVAPIVGENQQALSLKSKISITNCSIDKVETVAVEEHLDNTTTSNEVYVREKTYEGNMHRTQCEEKNGTYMTIHTVLIEEICTKDGTSDYDLQDTHHGGKNVTYMETNSVPCMEPSSCANRSVTVETEEHIGENNKKVELQELGNMNLESDNSKVQYQYQLGEFMSSCWEPVMRQEPQDTCSDSESDLTESSPDASMTDIIPMLEELHPLIDLQTSHPFLASKDDLNTSSDDEEDDLEEDASTYENGSEGKKDDGNNWEDVIDLNYLDMDNNSKMDSLMDLQRAKNILKFELDKRLMDLQADDAVQKMEAASRFHVQVPSIFTSRQIPFGFSNGSDEIIELPHLPDSAPSSLLPRKNLCDFSVDKNMAHDIQLQETWTPHSYFSARGHRKHGNLYVQHSTSLHHNCFKLEKDEISKKDAQDSQLDSEGYSGKLFGSLEKHIGEEIKILNAAISDVGVLEVNHEMDEGNRNADSSDDINSSPIQKYIQSTSEEKDPIHAGIEQLILSPPYKINNSDPHIIEGDSIGEFNSLFKCRMLEVLEQSISESSVSQPLTVKLEDELSEPLSSESGTGTPVIDGCSIEDMDQQFAQLNDEALAASDPTCHNEPIQEKPSEALLAGNGHYSELHHEGSLLEFTFDPPVLSVKKSTTDSLPLHTEQPGCFSVAHILEESSVEDIAVELEGAHDQVETHGSSVPTVKHSNSSSCQLHVFSLGSTEEESCLIKQQDNGLHMRSISDATIYKPTTTETEEGTSN; from the exons ATGGCTTTGGGTACAAACGATATCATATTGCACATCAAGAGACTAATTTACTCCTCTATCAGACTTGCATATCAATGTGCTTGTGATTACCCTATAGTACTTGGTGCTGgcattttgttgttgtttctaCACAGGCTTTGCCCTTCTCTATTCAATTTCTTGCTGTCTTCATCTCCGGTCTTCCTTTTAACTGCACTTTTACTTGGAGCACTTCTAAGCTATGATGAATCTGTTGCTCCTATTGTTGGAGAGAATCAACAAGCCTTGTCCCTTAAATCCAAGATTTCCATTACCAACTGTTCAATTGACAAGGTTGAGACAGTTGCTGTCGAGGAGCACTTAGATAACACAACTACTAGCAATGAAGTATATGTCAGGGAGAAAACTTATGAGGGTAATATGCATCGCACTCAgtgtgaagaaaaaaatggcacCTACATGACAATTCACACTGTATTAATTGAGGAAATATGTACCAAGGATGGAACTTCTGACTATGATTTGCAGGATACCCACCATGGCGGAAAAAATGTCACATATATGGAAACAAATAGCGTTCCTTGTATGGAGCCTTCAAGTTGTGCCAACAGAAGTGTAACTGTGGAAACAGAAGAGCACATTGGAGAGAACAACAAGAAAGTTGAGCTGCAGGAACTTGGAAACATGAATCTTGAAAGTGATAACAGTAAAGTGCAATATCAGTATCAGTTAGGTGAGTTTATGAGTTCATGTTGGGAACCTGTTATGAGACAGGAGCCACAGGATACTTGTTCTGATTCTGAATCTGATCTTACTGAGAGTTCTCCTGATGCATCAATGACCGACATTATTCCAATGCTTGAAGAGTTGCACCCACTGATAGACTTGCAGACCAGTCACCCTTTCTTGGCCTCAAAAGACGATTTGAATACTTCTTcggatgatgaagaagatgatCTTGAGGAGGATGCTAGCACATATGAAAATGGTTCAGAAGGGAAGAAAGATGATGGAAATAACTGGGAGGATGTTATTGATCTGAATTACTTGGATATGGACAATAATAGTAAGATGGATAGTCTGATGGATCTTCAAAGAGCAAAGAACATCCTGAAATTTGAACTTGACAAGAGATTAATGGACTTGCAAGCAGATGATGCAGTACAGAAAATGGAGGCGGCATCACGCTTCCATGTTCAGGTTCCTTCCATTTTCACATCAAGGCAGATCCCATTTGGTTTTTCAAATGGCTCAGATGAAATAATTGAATTACCACATCTTCCTGATTCAGCACCATCTTCTCTCCTTCCACGAAAAAATCTATGTGATTTTTCAGTCGACAAAAATATGGCCCATGATATTCAATTGCAAGAAACTTGGACTCCTCATTCATACTTCTCAGCAAGAGGGCATAGAAAGCATGGTAACTTATATGTGCAGCACTCTACTAGTCTGCATCACAACTGCTTCAAATTGGAGAAAGATGAAATCAGTAAAAAAGATGCTCAGGATAGTCAGTTAGACAGTGAAGGGTACAGTGGCAAGTTATTTGGTTCACTGGAAAAACATATTGGTGAagagattaaaatattaaatgcaGCAATTTCAGATGTGGGTGTGTTAGAGGTAAATCATGAAATGGATGAAGGTAACCGAAATGCTGATTCCAGTGATGATATCAATTCATCTCCTATCCAGAAGTATATACAAAGCACATCCGAAGAGAAGGATCCAATTCATGCAG GTATTGAGCAATTAATATTGTCTCCCCCctacaagataaataattcTGATCCACATATAATTGAAGGAGACTCCATTGGGGAATTTAACTCATTATTTAAGTGCCGTATGCTGGAAGTACTAGAGCAATCCATCTCAGAGTCCAGTGTTAGTCAACCCTTGACAGTTAAACTTGAAGATGAATTGAGTGAACCGTTATCTTCAGAGTCTGGGACTGGGACACCTGTCATTGACGGGTGTTCAATTGAAGATATGGATCAACAATTTGCACAGCTCAATGATGAAGCACTGGCAGCTTCTGATCCGACATGTCATAATGAACCAATTCAAGAAAAACCAAGTGAAGCTTTACTAGCAGGAAACGGGCATTATTCTGAACTACATCACGAAGGTTCACTGTTGGAATTTACTTTTGATCCACCCGTGCTAAGTGTTAAAAAATCTACTACTGACTCGTTACCTTTACACACTGAGCAACCTGGATGCTTTTCTGTGGCGCATATTCTTGAGGAAAGCTCGGTGGAAGACATAGCTGTGGAGTTAGAGGGAGCTCACGATCAAGTGGAGACACATGGTTCATCTGTTCCCACTGTCAAGCATTCTAACAGTTCAAGTTGTCAGTTGCATGTTTTTTCACTGGGCTCAACAGAAGAGGAATCATGTTTAATTAAGCAACAGGACAATGGATTACATATGAGAAGTATTTCAGATGCTACTATTTACAAGCCAACGACTACAGAGACCGAAGAAGGTACATCAAACTGA
- the LOC121055964 gene encoding calmodulin-binding protein 25-like, producing MEARWPAASAEHPSILSFLTAAMQMLDSTYASPWPDLMPSPSHPPPPATLHRHLRAAATSRRVAKRRPRPSRRQPTTYITADPASFRRMVHQVTGADNLPPPPPPSFSPRPELLHPVVPAPAGSAGALMLPTLDTSAFLPGRRAPVALIGAPGGNYSSSSSSSGDKNGFPTLDSWDLL from the exons ATGGAG gccAGGTGGCCGGCAGCAAGCGCagagcatccatccatcctcagtttcctcaccgccgccatgCAAATGCTGGACTCCACCTACGCCTCCCCTTGGCCCGACCTcatgccatcgccgtcgcatcccccgccgcccgccactctacaccgccacctccgcgccgccgccaccagccgccgcgtcgccaagcgccgcccgcgcccgtcgCGGCGCCAGCCCACCACCTACATCACCGCCGACCCGGCCAGCTTCCGCCGCATGGTGCACCAGGTCACCGGCGCCGACaacctcccgccgccgccaccaccgtcgtTCTCTCCGCGGCCGGAGCTCCTCCACCCTGTAGTACCCGCCCCAGCGGGCTCGGCCGGCGCGCTGATGCTGCCGACGCTCGACACCTCGGccttccttcccggccgcAGGGCGCCGGTGGCGTTGATAGGAGCACCGGGGGGCAactacagcagcagcagtagcagcagcggcgACAAAAATGGGTTCCCGACCTTGGACTCGTGGGATCTTCTGTAA
- the LOC102715712 gene encoding pentatricopeptide repeat-containing protein At5g43790-like — MSHWRWPRRELVVLRRGKAYGTNPFDLRHNRGGVIQIGLSKNQLSLDLIEEWSKTTPRHPFAHRQAGLIIENNRRWIRKARERRHNKEAATSMGHGAMGLAAEAVLALRAADPLPMLRRRHDALPPRLFAQLHALLLTAGLAHHSPNLSLLLRLASPALSVSHRLHLLLCSPLPPTTFLANSLLAASSPRCFPSSLSLYSLLFLSSTMPPPPLLRPNAFTYPLLFRAAPPAVAFALATHSVKFLGTHAASYDRFLGAALLDVFARCGRIASCRRVFDRIARPDLPAWNALLSAYARCASSAADTILELFARMLSLATIRPNEITLVAVIGACGELGALGHGIWAHTYLVKRQLAINCIMTTALVEMYARCGRLDLAEHVFATTSDRDTRCYNAMLQGLAAHGHGRAALALFDRMRGSGMLVDGVTVLSVLCSCAHAGLVDEGLEYFDKMEIEFGIEPRIEHYGCVVDMLSRAGRLDDAEKLIHEMPIAPNAAIYRSLIRACGIHGKLEFGERMITELRRLDLKDSGNHVLIANLYARMNRWEEAKKARKEMKSMGIDKSPGSSLLDMNGILHEFLVGDKRHPAAKEIYTMVEEIETRLSEHGHRSNTTSVLFDVEEEDKADTLTYHSERLAIAFALIASNPGTPIRIIKNLRVCADCHESAKLVSQVYGREIVMRDRTRFHHFREGECSCGDFW; from the exons ATGAGCCACTGGCGATGGCCACGGCGAGAACTTGTCGTACTTCGACGTGGGAAGGCCTACGGCACGAACCCATTCGACCTGCGGCATAACCGTGGCGGTGTCATCCAGATTGGTCTCTCCAAGAACCAG CTTTCTCTGGACCTGATTGAGGAATGGAGCAAGACCACCCCGAGGCATCCATTTGCACACCGGCAGGCAG GTTTGATAATTGAGAACAATAGAAGATGGATAAGAAAGGCAAGGGAAAGGCGACATAACAAAgag GCCGCTACCTCCATGGGCCATGGAGCA ATGGGCCTAGCAGCGGAGGCAGTGCTCGcccttcgcgccgccgaccCGCTTCCcatgctccgccgccgccacgacgCGCTCCCACCACGCCTCTTCGCGCAGCTCCACGCactcctcctcaccgccggGCTCGCGCACCACTCCCCAAACttgtccctcctcctccgcctcgcctccccggCCCTCTCCGTctcccaccgcctccacctcctcctctgctcccCGCTCCCACCCACCACCTTTCTCGCCAACTCCCTCcttgccgcctcctccccacgCTGCTTCCCCTCCTCACTCTCCCTCtactctctcctcttcctctcctctaccatgccgccgccaccgctcctCCGCCCAAACGCCTTCACCTACCCGCTGCTCTTTCGCGCCGCGCCCCCGGCCGTTGCCTTCGCGCTCGCCACCCATTCGGTCAAATTCCTCGGCACCCATGCTGCCTCCTACGACCGCTTCCTCGGGGCCGCACTGCTCGACGTCTTCGCCCGCTGTGGCAGGATTGCCTCGTGCCGCCGAGTGTTCGACCGGATCGCTCGCCCTGACCTACCGGCCTGGAACGCACTACTCTCCGCCTACGCGCGTTGTGCTTCGTCTGCTGCAGATACTATCCTTGAGCTCTTTGCACGGATGCTTTCCCTAGCAACCATCAGGCCCAATGAGATCACTCTCGTCGCTGTCATTGGCGCGTGTGGTGAGCTCGGCGCTCTCGGCCACGGCATATGGGCGCACACTTATCTCGTGAAGCGCCAGCTTGCTATCAACTGCATCATGACTACTGCGCTTGTTGAGATGTACGCCAGGTGTGGGAGGCTGGACCTAGCCGAGCATGTCTTTGCCACTACTTCGGACAGAGACACGCGTTGTTACAATGCGATGCTCCAAGGTTTGGCCGCCCACGGTCATGGTCGTGCTGCCCTTGCCCTGTTCGATAGAATGCGTGGCTCAGGCATGCTAGTGGATGGCGTCACTGTTCTGTCCGTGTTGTGTTCTTGTGCCCATGCTGGATTGGTGGATGAAGGGTTGGAGTACTTTGACAAAATGGAGATCGAATTCGGGATTGAGCCAAGGATTGAGCACTACGGATGCGTGGTTGACATGCTGAGCCGAGCAGGTCGACTTGACGATGCTGAGAAGCTGATCCATGAAATGCCCATTGCGCCAAATGCTGCAATATACAGATCTTTGATCCGGGCCTGTGGCATTCATGGCAAGCTGGAGTTCGGCGAGAGGATGATCACTGAATTGAGGCGACTTGACTTGAAAGACAGTGGAAACCATGTCCTGATTGCCAACTTGTATGCTAGAATGAACCgatgggaggaagccaagaagGCAAGGAAGGAGATGAAGTCCATGGGCATTGACAAGAGCCCCGGATCAAGCCTTCTGGACATGAATGGAATTCTCCATGAGTTCTTGGTGGGTGACAAGAGGCATCCTGCCGCAAAGGAGATATACACCATGGTTGAAGAGATCGAGACCAGATTAAGTGAACATGGGCACCGGTCAAACACCACATCTGTGTTGTTTGATGTCGAAGAGGAGGACAAGGCGGATACACTGACCTACCACAGCGAGAGGCTCGCCATTGCCTTTGCTCTTATTGCTTCCAATCCAGGAACCCCCATCAGGATCATCAAGAACCTCCGGGTGTGTGCCGACTGCCATGAGAGCGCAAAGCTTGTCTCTCAGGTGTATGGTAGAGAGATTGTCATGAGGGACCGCACCCGGTTCCATCACTTCAGAGAAGGGGAGTGTTCTTGTGGAGATTTCTGGTGA
- the LOC121056002 gene encoding calmodulin-binding protein 25-like: MLTAAVHMVDSTSPWLPPDRHHLMPPPPPATAGALHHHRRVAKRRPRPSRRQPTTYISADPANFRRMVHQITGADDLPPPPPALSPPTELVRPVHAPLMLPTLDTSAFLLGGEAPVVPRTEAAVATPPCDGSLALLGGAAPNYNNSNSSGNQNGFPTLDSWDLL, from the coding sequence AtgctcaccgccgccgtgcacaTGGTGGACTCCACCTCCCCCTGGCTCCCTCCCGACCGCCACCACCTcatgcccccgccgccgcccgccaccgctgGCGCTctacaccaccaccgccgtgtCGCCaagcgccgcccgcgcccgtcgCGGCGGCAGCCCACCACCTACATCAGCGCCGACCCGGCCAACTTCCGCCGCATGGTGCACCAGATCACCGGCGCGGACGAcctcccgccgcctccgcctgcgcTCTCTCCGCCGACGGAGCTCGTCCGCCCGGTGCACGCTCCTCTGATGCTGCCGACTCTCGACACGTCGGCGTTCCTGCTCGGCGGGGAGGCACCGGTCGTCCCGCGGACGGAGGCCGCGGtcgcgacgccgccgtgcgACGGCTCGCTGGCGTTGTTAGGAGGAGCGGCGCCTAATTACAACAACAGCAATAGCAGCGGCAACCAAAATGGGTTCCCGACCTTGGACTCGTGGGATCTTCTGTAA
- the LOC102715991 gene encoding protein Mpv17-like: MAMASTLPLLLVHRSSPPTRPTAPLLHSRRLALPPLPATTAAVDPRKGVRLSRLHAAASCCDSASSAAVTTGGAGGGGGSSGAKDWRLLLAWYLLVLDKHPIITKAVTSAVLTLTGDLICQLAIDKVPELDLKRTFVFTFLGLVLVGPTLHVWYLYLSKLVTVSGASGAIACLLLDQFIFSPIFIGVFMTLLVTLEGKPSLVVPKLKQEWLSSVIANWQLWIPFQFLNFYFVPQKLQVLAANFVALAWNVILSFKAHKAVTVE; encoded by the exons ATGGCGATGGCTTCcaccctcccgctcctgctcGTGCACCGCTCCTCCCCTCCGACGAGACCCACGGCGCCACTCCTCCactcccgccgcctcgcccttcctcccctccccgcgacaaccgccgccgtcgacccgCGCAAGGGCGTCCGCCTTTCGAggctccacgccgccgcctcctgctgcgactccgcctcctccgccgccgtcaccaccggcggagccggaggaggaggtgggtcATCCGGAGCAAAGGATTGGCGTCTCCTGCTGGCCTG GTACCTGCTCGTTCTCGATAAGCATCCCATCATCACTAAGGCTGTTACCTCGGCCGTCCTCACTCTCACCGGGGACCTCATCTGCCAG CTTGCGATTGATAAAGTGCCAGAGCTAGATTTGAAGAGAACATTTGTATTCACATTTTTGGGACTTGTACTGGTGGGACCAACATTGCATGTCTG GTACTTGTATTTGAGTAAATTAGTGACAGTCAGTGGAGCATCAGGTGCAATTGCTTGCCTCTTACTTGATCAG TTCATCTTCTCTCCTATTTTCATTGGAGTATTTATGACTTTGTTGGTCACCTTGGAGGGAAAGCCCTCTCTTGTAGTTCCAAAGCTCAAGCAG GAGTGGTTATCATCAGTAATTGCAAATTGGCAATTGTGGATACCCTTTCAGTTCTTGAATTTTTACTTTGTCCCACAGAAACTTCag GTTCTTGCTGCTAATTTTGTAGCCCTTGCATGGAATGTGATTCTGTCATTTAAAGCACACAAGGCAGTTACTGTGGAATAG